Part of the Terriglobales bacterium genome is shown below.
GCCCTCGCTGTGCTCCGCACCCTTGAGTCCGACGCGCGCACCGAACGCCAGGCCAACCGCGAAGCCGCTCGCCCTGCCAAAAAACAACGTATTGAAAGCGTAAACTTTGTCGTCAGGGATATTGTCACCGGGGAAGTGTTCGATCCTCACAAGAACACCACCGAAGCCTCTACCCCGAAACCCTTCTCCCCGCTAGGCCAGTCAGACCCAAAGCCAGACGCAAAGCAAGACCAACCGGATCAAGGCTGGCAGCGGAGCATCAACCCCGCATCCGATGCTAGCGCCCAAGCTCCGGAACAGATGAAAGTTCAGCCACTGGCAAAAGCCTCGCAAAAGAATAAACAAAACGAACCCCCATCGAACGGCCACGATGTCATGAACCCGGCCTCGCCTTCCGCGCAGCCCATCTCATCTCCGCCGCAAGAAAATCAACCCGTATACCCTCCGGGCCTGGGGCCTCGTTATCTCGCCGTGGCCACGTCCTGCATGCCCTGGTGGAGAAAACAGGGAATCAATCAAGGCTTCGTGACCGGCACGGTTCCCCGGACTGCCACCAGGCCAGCCCCGGCCACGCGCTTCAGGGGCACAAGGCGGTAGCAGGCACTAAGAGTTTGGAAAGGCATCCCAGGATGCGGGGCTTACTCGGAATAGGGTGAGCGCGGAGCGAGCGCCGATGCAGCGCGAGCGGAGCGCGAGGGCGAAGCAGCCTTGTTTTGGCTGCGAAGCCCTTAGAATAATGCCCTTAGAGGTCTTTGAAAATTCATGAAGGCAGCGCTCACACGACCGCGCAGATAGCTGCGGGTTTGCTTCGATCCGTGTTGATCCGTCCTCATCCGTGGCGAAAAGGGTTTGCTTTTCCTTGGAGCTTGGAGCTGCGAACTTGGAACTGCCCCTCAGCTAGTCCCCACCCTGACATCAGTTTCCCCCAGCAAATACGCGATGATCAGCGCTGTTTTAGAGCTCTGGGCACTAGCTAGCAAGTCCCCACCCCGCGGCTCCGGGTTCTATAAAAACTGCATGGCGCATCACACTTCAAACTGAAGCGCACCCAAATCTAAACCAACCTTCTTGGCTGAAGTGCGTCCAATAATAGGGAACTTTGCCGTCTTTTTTCCGTATTCTTCTCTATATGCGGTTACTGCTTGATATCTTCCTGCAGACCATACGCACCCTCTGGGCGCATAAGCTACGCTCGTTTCTGACTATGTTTGGCATTGCCTGGGGTGTGGGCTCGCTGCTGTTGCTGGTCGGGGTGGGCGAAGGGTTTCGTTCCGGCCAGAGGCGTGAGCTGAACAATATTGGCGAGAACATCATGTTCATCTTTCCCGGCCGAGTTCCAGCCGTCCAGGGAAGCCAGATATCCGCCCGGCCTTACCAGTTGACCTACGATGACTATCTTGCCGTGCGTGACGGGGCCAAGGCAGTGCGCTACGTTTCGCCCATCCTCTCGCGCGGGGACATCAGCGCGGTCAGCGACTACACCAGCACCAACGGCGAAGTCTTTGGCATCGTGCCTGAGTACAACAAGATCCGCACCATTAACATGGGGCCCGGTCGCTGGATCAATGATGAGGATAACGCCCAGCACCGCCGCGTGACCGTGATTGGCTCCGAGATGGGCAGGAACCTTTTTCCCGGACGCCCCGCGGTGGGCAACACCATCACGCTCAACAATGTGAGTTTTGAAGTTATCGGAGTGCTGGTAAAGATCGGCAAGGAAGGGAACAGCGGCACCAACCTGCGCTTCTTTGTGCCGGTGAATACCATGCGCGACCTGTTCCGGGTCAAGGGCGACAACAAATACGACGCCATTTCATTCATCAACTACCAGCCGCTCACCACAGATGGGCACGAGCTGGCCAAGCAGCAGGTGCATCAGATCATCGCCCAGCGCCACGCCTTCGACTGGCACGATAAAGACGCCTTCGAGGAGTGGGACACCATTGAAAACATGAAGACCGTAGGAAAGATCTTCGATGTGATGGATTTGTTCCTGGGCGGCGTGGGCATGGTAACGCTGGGACTGGGCGCTATCGGCATTATCAACATCATGCTGGTTTCGGTGACCGAGCGCACCAAAGAAATTGGACTGCGCAAGGCCCTGGGTGCGACCAACAAGAACGTGCTCACGCAGTTTTTCCTGGAGGGCGCGTTTCTCACGCTGCTGAGTGGAGGCGCGGGATTGGCGGTTGCCGCCGGGATGATGGCGCTGCTTTCCAATCTTCCCCAGCCTGAGGGTTTTGATACGCCGCAACTGGTGCCCACGTCGGCGGCGCTGGCCATTGCTTCCCTCGCGCTTGCCGGTATTGTTGCCGGGCTGTATCCGGCGCGGAAGGCCGCTATGATGACGCCGGTCGAGGCGTTGAGGAGCGAGTAGGGAAGCGAAGTAGGAAGTGCGAAGGAAGAGAGTTAGAAGATTCTTCAGGGAATGCCTTGAGGCAGCATGGCTACTGAAATATTTTCGGGGTCCTTCGACTCCGCGCCCATCCGCATGGTTTGGGAAAGGCTCTGGCGGCGCTACGCTCAGGATGACACTTCCTGAAAAGTAAAAGCTATTGGGGATGCGATCAGGGCGAAAGCTGAAAGTAAAAGCTAAAAGCTAAGAGCCAAAAGCTAAGAGCCAAAAGCTAAGAGCTAAAACGACCAAACACAGCTAGAAGCTAGGAGCTAGGAGCTTGAAACTAGCAGCTAGCAGCCAGGAGCTAAAACATGACCACCGATTTGCTCGAGCAGGCATACAGTTCGTTGAAGCATAACCGCCGGCGTTCGGCGCTGACCATGCTGGGCATGGCGTGGGGCATTGCTACCGTGGTGCTGCTGCTCTCCTATGGCGCGGGCTTCGAGCGTGCCATCATGTATTTCTTCTCCAGCTTCGGCTCCAACATGATCGGCGTTTTTCCCGGACGAACCTCGCTCCAGGCTGGTGGAACCAAAGCCGGAGCGCAGATCCGTTTCAAGATGGAAGACGTGGATGCTCTCACCGCCGAGGTTCCTCTCATCAAACGCATCTCGCCTTTTGTGGACATAAACAACGCCACGGCGCAATATGACACGCGCAGCGCCATCATCTCCACCAGTGGCGTCTATCCCAGCTATCAGGACATCCGCAATATGACCGTCTCTGAGGGCAGGCTGCTCAACGAACAGGATGAACAACAGCATTCGCTCTCTGCCGTCATGGGTTCGGAGCTGAAAGACAAGCTGTTTTCCGGCAAGCCGGCCATTGGGGAAAGCGTGCGCGTGAATGGCCTCTCCTTTCAAATCGTCGGTGTCTTGCAGCGCAAGGTCACCGACGGCGATGATAACGACAATAACCGCGTCTTTATCCCTTTCAGCACGATGGGCCAGATCAAAGACACGCAATACGTGAACGGAATCTTCATGGAATACGAGGGCCCCAACAACGAGAAGGTGGAAAACGCGGTCCGTCAGAGCATGGCGGCCCACCATAACTTTGATGCTAAGGACAAGCGCGCCATCTTCGTCTGGAACCTCATGCAAGACGTCCAGGAGTTCCGCATCGTGACCACCGGCATCAAGATCCTGCTGGCCTTTATCGGCACGCTCACCCTGGGCATCGGCGGCATTGGTCTGATGAACATCATGCTGGTCTCGGTCACGCAGCGCACGCGCGAGATAGGCGTCGAAAAAGCGCTGGGTGCGCGCAAACGCCACATCCTCTTTCAATTCCTGGCGGAAGCCATGGCCATCACCGCCGCAGGAGGCATTGCCGGCGTGATTCTGGCCTACATTGTTTCCTGGTGTGTCGGGTCGCTGACTCTGTTTGGCGCTTTCGTGAAAGATGCCGGTGAAGGGGACATCCATTTAAAAATTGATCCCTCAATCCTGCTGACGGCCACATTGATTCTGGCCTTCGTGGGATTGGTGAGCGGCATGCTCCCCGCCATCAAAGCGGCGCGCATGGATCCTATTGAGGCTTTACGCTACGAGTAGAGTAAAGGCTTACCGCGGATTACACGGATTTGCGCGGATTTCAAAACTTCATTGTTAGAGCACGTCTACACGTCTAATAGAATGACGCTTAGGGATGAGCATCAGGTAGTCTTTGTAAGACTGAGGACTGAGGACTAACGACTGAGGACTGCTGTTTCATGCAGATGCTGCTCGACATCTTTCTGCAGACGATGCGCACACTTTGGGCGCATAAGCTGCGCTCGTTCCTGACCATGTTCGGTATTGCCTGGGGAGTGGGATCACTTCTGCTGCTGGTGGGCGTGGGCGAGGGCTTCCGCTCCGGCCAGCAGAAAAACCTGGCGACCGTCGGCCAGGACATCATCTTCGTTTGGTCCGGCCGCATTCCCGCCGTATCCGGACAGCATCAGGGCATGCGTCCTTACTTTCTTACTTACAAAGACTACCTCGATGTCAAGAATGAAGCGCAACTGGTGCGCTACGTTGTTCCTATCATCAACCGGGGCGACCTGCGGGCGATAAGCGATTTTGCCAGCTCCAGCGGGGCGGTGAGCGGCAGCCTTCCCGATTTCAGCAACATTCGTTTCACCCCGATGGGCGAGGGCCGCTGGTTGAATGACGACGATGTAGCCGAGCACCGCGCTGTCTGTGTGCTCGGGTTTCAGATGATGCGCAACCTCTTTCCCGGAAGGCCGGCTATCGGCAGCACCATTCTGCTGAACGGAATCCGCTTTGAAGTGATCGGAGTGCTTTCCAACATCGGACGGCAAGAGAACAACCAGAACAACATGCGCGTCTATATTCCCTTCAGCACCATGCGAATGTACTTTCCCATGAAGAGCGAGCAGACGCCTGACGATATTTCGGCGCTCAACTTTCGTCCGGTCAGCCGCGAGCAGCATGCCGCGGCCATCGAAGAGGTGCACAGGATCATCGGCCGCAACCACGGCTTTGATTATCACAACAAAGATGCGTTCGAAGGCTGGGACACCATACAGAGCGAAGAGCAGGTCGGCAAGATCTTTACCGCCATGGACGTGTTCCTGGGCGGCGTCGGCATGGTCACGCTCATGCTGGGCGCCATTGGCATCATCAACATCATGCTGGTCTCGGTGACCGAACGGACGCATGAAATCGGTCTCAGGAAGGCGCTGGGCGCGACCAATCGCAATATCATGTCGCAGTTTTTCCTCGAAGGCGCATTTCTTACCACACTCAGTGGAGGCATGGGGATCGGGGCCGCGGCTGCTCTGATGGCGGGGCTGGGAATGTTTGAGCCTCCTAACGGCTTTGATCCGCCACACCTGGTGCCCATGTCGGCGGCGCTGGCGGTGATTTCGCTTTCTGCTGCGGGGATCGTGGCGGGGTTGTATCCTGCGCGCAAAGCCGCGCTGCTTACTCCGGTGGAGGCGTTGAGAAGGGAATAGGAAGTATGAAGTACGAAGGAAGAAGGATGAAGCTAAATTCTTATCGCGAGGGAAGGTAAGAGCTAAGAGCCAAAAGCTAAGAGCCACAAGCTAAGAGCTATCAAGAACCAAACACAGCTAGAAGCTAGCAGCTAGGAGCCGCCTTTAGATGGTCCACGATCTTCTCGGGCAAGCCTATTCCGCCATGCGTTACAATCGCCGGCGCACCGCGCTCACCATGCTGGGCATGGCCTGGGGCATCGCGACCGTGGTCTTGCTGCTGGCTTATGGCGCCGGATTCGGGCGCGCTATCCACAACATATTTTCTAATTTTGGTTTGCAGATGATGGGCATCTGGCCGGGGCGCACTTCTCTGCAGGCGGGTGGCGCCAAGGCCGGCACGGCAATACGCTTCACTCTGGATGACGTGCAGCACATTCAGGACCTGGTGCCGCTGGTGCGCCATATCAGCCCGGAGGGTTGGATGCAAACCGACGTCGAGCGTGACAATCGCTCCTTCCAACTCCCCGCCAATGGCTTGACCCCAGACATACAGTACATCCGCGCAATTCAAGTGGAAAGTGGACGGTTTTACGGTCCCGAGGACGAAATGCAGCACGCCCGCGTGGCCGTGCTGAGCTCCGATGCAAAAACCAAGCTGTTTTCAGGCGAGTTCGCGGTAGGTGAAAACATTCGCATACACGGCATCACCTTTCAGGTCATCGGCGTGCTTGCAGCGCACATGCAGGAAGGGGACGACAATATCAACGACATAATCTACATTCCCTTCAACACTATGAGTGACCTGAAAGACATGCACTACCTCGATGGCATATGGATCGGCTACGAAGGCACCGAATACGAGAAGATTGAAGGCAATATCCGCAGCGTGCTGGCCAGTTATCACAACTTCAATCCCAAGGACCCGCGGGCGGTCTTTGTCTGGAACACCATGAAGTCGGTCAACAACTGGCAGATCATCACTGTGGCGCTCGAGGTCTTTCTGGCCTTTATCGGCACGCTGACGCTGGGCATCGGCGGCATCGGGCTCATGAATATCATGCTGGTCTCGGTGACTCAGCGCACGCGCGAGATCGGCGTGGAAAAAGCCCTGGGGGCGCGCCGGCGCGATATCCTGTTTCAGTTTCTGGCGGAGGCGCTGGCCATCACCATTGTCGGCGGGCTGCTGGGCATCATCGTGGCCTACACCATTTCTTTTGCTGTAGGGGCAATTCCTTTGTACAGCGTGATTGCCAAGAATGCCGAGGCGGCGGATATCCACCTGGTCATCTCGCCGGTCAATCTGCTGGTTTCAACCTTTATTCTGATGCTCGTGGGGATTGTGAGCGGCATGCTGCCGGCCATCAAAGCGGCGCGTATGGATCCCATTGAGGCATTGCGCTATGAGTAAAGAAAAAGCTAACCACAAAGGACACTAAGGTATTCACGAAGGACACGAAGGTAAATAGGGGGCACTGCTACAGATAAAAAAGGGCGCACTTGGCGCCCTTCTTAATTCCGACCTGAGAACTGTATTTACGCTCCAACTAACTCGGCTTCTGAGCGTACGCCATACATCTCGTACCACGGGGTTGCGGCCTTCAGGCGCTCGTTAACATTTTGAATATTCTTTACGCCCTCTGTGTTCATCCAATCTTCAAAGGCCTTGCGCCCTTGCTTGGCGTAAACCGGGATGCCATCTTTCCAGGTGGCGCGTCCGCACAGTACTCCGGCGAACTTCACGCCCGACTCGGCTACCAACTCCAAAGACTCGGTGAACTCGGCGTTGCTGACGCCGGCAGAGAGATAAATGAAGGGCTTGTTGGTGGCCTCGGCCGTGCGGCGGAAAAGATCCTTGGCCTCCTGCTTGGTGTAAGCTTTCTGGCCGCCGAAGGCCTTGGTGCCTTCGACAAACTTCATGTTGACGGGGATTTCGACCTTCAGCACGTCTACCCCATATCTGTCTTTGGTGAACTCGGCCATGCTTTTGGTCACGAT
Proteins encoded:
- a CDS encoding ABC transporter permease — protein: MRLLLDIFLQTIRTLWAHKLRSFLTMFGIAWGVGSLLLLVGVGEGFRSGQRRELNNIGENIMFIFPGRVPAVQGSQISARPYQLTYDDYLAVRDGAKAVRYVSPILSRGDISAVSDYTSTNGEVFGIVPEYNKIRTINMGPGRWINDEDNAQHRRVTVIGSEMGRNLFPGRPAVGNTITLNNVSFEVIGVLVKIGKEGNSGTNLRFFVPVNTMRDLFRVKGDNKYDAISFINYQPLTTDGHELAKQQVHQIIAQRHAFDWHDKDAFEEWDTIENMKTVGKIFDVMDLFLGGVGMVTLGLGAIGIINIMLVSVTERTKEIGLRKALGATNKNVLTQFFLEGAFLTLLSGGAGLAVAAGMMALLSNLPQPEGFDTPQLVPTSAALAIASLALAGIVAGLYPARKAAMMTPVEALRSE
- a CDS encoding ABC transporter permease — protein: MQMLLDIFLQTMRTLWAHKLRSFLTMFGIAWGVGSLLLLVGVGEGFRSGQQKNLATVGQDIIFVWSGRIPAVSGQHQGMRPYFLTYKDYLDVKNEAQLVRYVVPIINRGDLRAISDFASSSGAVSGSLPDFSNIRFTPMGEGRWLNDDDVAEHRAVCVLGFQMMRNLFPGRPAIGSTILLNGIRFEVIGVLSNIGRQENNQNNMRVYIPFSTMRMYFPMKSEQTPDDISALNFRPVSREQHAAAIEEVHRIIGRNHGFDYHNKDAFEGWDTIQSEEQVGKIFTAMDVFLGGVGMVTLMLGAIGIINIMLVSVTERTHEIGLRKALGATNRNIMSQFFLEGAFLTTLSGGMGIGAAAALMAGLGMFEPPNGFDPPHLVPMSAALAVISLSAAGIVAGLYPARKAALLTPVEALRRE
- a CDS encoding ABC transporter permease is translated as MTTDLLEQAYSSLKHNRRRSALTMLGMAWGIATVVLLLSYGAGFERAIMYFFSSFGSNMIGVFPGRTSLQAGGTKAGAQIRFKMEDVDALTAEVPLIKRISPFVDINNATAQYDTRSAIISTSGVYPSYQDIRNMTVSEGRLLNEQDEQQHSLSAVMGSELKDKLFSGKPAIGESVRVNGLSFQIVGVLQRKVTDGDDNDNNRVFIPFSTMGQIKDTQYVNGIFMEYEGPNNEKVENAVRQSMAAHHNFDAKDKRAIFVWNLMQDVQEFRIVTTGIKILLAFIGTLTLGIGGIGLMNIMLVSVTQRTREIGVEKALGARKRHILFQFLAEAMAITAAGGIAGVILAYIVSWCVGSLTLFGAFVKDAGEGDIHLKIDPSILLTATLILAFVGLVSGMLPAIKAARMDPIEALRYE
- a CDS encoding ABC transporter permease, producing MVHDLLGQAYSAMRYNRRRTALTMLGMAWGIATVVLLLAYGAGFGRAIHNIFSNFGLQMMGIWPGRTSLQAGGAKAGTAIRFTLDDVQHIQDLVPLVRHISPEGWMQTDVERDNRSFQLPANGLTPDIQYIRAIQVESGRFYGPEDEMQHARVAVLSSDAKTKLFSGEFAVGENIRIHGITFQVIGVLAAHMQEGDDNINDIIYIPFNTMSDLKDMHYLDGIWIGYEGTEYEKIEGNIRSVLASYHNFNPKDPRAVFVWNTMKSVNNWQIITVALEVFLAFIGTLTLGIGGIGLMNIMLVSVTQRTREIGVEKALGARRRDILFQFLAEALAITIVGGLLGIIVAYTISFAVGAIPLYSVIAKNAEAADIHLVISPVNLLVSTFILMLVGIVSGMLPAIKAARMDPIEALRYE